The following coding sequences lie in one Gorilla gorilla gorilla isolate KB3781 chromosome 5, NHGRI_mGorGor1-v2.1_pri, whole genome shotgun sequence genomic window:
- the NCOA7 gene encoding nuclear receptor coactivator 7 isoform X3 codes for MRGQRLPLDIQIFYCARPDEEPFVKIITVEEAKRRKSTCSYYEDEDEEVLPVLRPHSALLENMHIEQLARRLPARVQGYPWRLAYSTLEHGTSLKTLYRKSASLDSPVLLVIKDMDNQIFGAYATHPFKFSDHYYGTGETFLYTFSPHFKVFKWSGENSYFINGDISSLELGGGGGRFGLWLDADLYHGRSNSCSTFNNDILSKKEDFIVQDLEVWAFE; via the exons ATGAGAGGCCAAAGATTACCCTTGGACATCCAGATTTTCTATTGTGCCAGACCTGACGAAGAGCCTTTTGTGAAG ATCATCACTGTTGAAGAGGCAAAGCGCAGGAAGAGCACATGCAGCTACTATGAAGACGAGGACGAAGAGGTGCTGCCTGTCCTGCGGCCCCACAGTGCGCTCCTGGAGAATATGCACATCGAGCAG CTGGCCCGACGCCTTCCTGCAAGGGTGCAGGGGTATCCATGGAGACTGGCCTATAGCACGTTAGAGCACGGGACCAGCTTAAAGACGCTCTACCGGAAATCAGCATCACTAGACAGTCCTGTTCTATTGGTCATCAAAGATATGGATAATCAG ATTTTTGGAGCATATGCAACTCATCCTTTCAAGTTCAGTGACCACTATTATGGCACAGGCGAAACTTTTCTCTACACATTCAGCCCTCATTTTAAG GTCTTTAAGTGGAGTGGAGAAAATTCATACTTTATCAATGGAGACATAAGTTCTTTAGAACTTGGTGGTGGAGg GGGACGATTTGGTTTATGGCTAGATGCTGATTTATACCACGGACGAAGCAACTCTTGCAGCACTTTCAATAATGATATTCTTTCCAAAAAGGAAGAC